From one Rhodovulum sp. ES.010 genomic stretch:
- a CDS encoding substrate-binding domain-containing protein: MHAWRGAKRLVAATIGAALLTSQAGVGLAQTSDLVSQTAFRVCADPANYPMSSEDGTGYENRLAELFAAKLELPVDYTWYPMATGFIRNTLRANRCDVVMGYAQGHELVLNTNHYFTSAYVLVVPKDGPLAGVEALSDPALQGSSLGVVAGSPPATHIARHGLVAKARPYHLMVDRRYESPGPDMLASLKAGEIDGALLWGPIGGPLVKEGYPEFKVIPLIHEELPPRLFYRITMGVRQGEKVWQRQLNSLIRRNQDEINAILREAGVPLLEDFGTSVLDSGQ, encoded by the coding sequence ATGCATGCATGGCGGGGGGCTAAACGCCTCGTCGCGGCGACGATCGGCGCGGCCCTGCTGACCTCCCAGGCGGGTGTCGGGCTGGCGCAAACCTCGGACCTGGTCTCGCAGACCGCGTTCCGGGTTTGCGCCGATCCCGCGAACTATCCGATGTCCAGCGAGGACGGCACCGGCTACGAGAACCGGCTGGCCGAACTCTTCGCTGCCAAACTGGAGCTTCCGGTCGACTACACCTGGTATCCGATGGCGACCGGCTTCATCCGCAACACCCTGCGCGCCAATCGCTGCGACGTGGTGATGGGCTATGCCCAGGGCCACGAGCTGGTGCTGAACACCAACCACTATTTCACCTCGGCCTATGTGCTGGTGGTGCCGAAGGACGGGCCGCTGGCCGGGGTCGAGGCGCTGTCCGACCCGGCGCTCCAGGGCAGTTCGCTCGGTGTCGTCGCGGGCAGCCCGCCGGCGACGCATATTGCCCGCCATGGGCTGGTCGCGAAGGCGCGCCCCTACCACCTGATGGTCGACCGGCGTTACGAGTCGCCCGGTCCCGACATGCTGGCGTCCCTCAAGGCCGGCGAGATCGACGGTGCGCTGCTCTGGGGGCCGATCGGCGGGCCGCTGGTCAAGGAGGGCTACCCCGAGTTCAAGGTCATTCCGCTGATCCACGAGGAATTGCCGCCGCGGCTGTTCTACCGCATCACGATGGGCGTCCGGCAGGGCGAGAAGGTCTGGCAACGCCAACTCAACTCGCTGATCCGACGCAACCAGGACGAGATCAACGCGATCCTGCGCGAGGCGGGCGTGCCGCTTCTGGAAGATTTCGGGACGTCGGTGCTCGACAGCGGGCAATGA
- a CDS encoding c-type cytochrome, methanol metabolism-related — protein sequence MKSIARVLVFSAVAGVAGAGGATENREIAGDGPAAYKEEGRYYNDDGVPTYFIAEDGTVDWLTFSGFRRYHAECHVCHGPDGMGSTYAPPLKDAVVRMDYYDFVYTVSNGIENVDASHQNVMPSFGTNKNVMCYIDDIYVYLEARGDGALPRGRPAQKEAKADAIREFEDACMAGG from the coding sequence ATGAAGAGTATTGCACGCGTGCTGGTCTTCAGCGCGGTCGCGGGTGTCGCCGGCGCCGGCGGCGCGACGGAGAACCGCGAAATCGCGGGTGACGGCCCGGCCGCCTACAAGGAGGAAGGGCGCTACTACAACGACGACGGCGTGCCGACCTATTTCATTGCCGAGGACGGGACCGTCGACTGGCTGACCTTTTCCGGTTTTCGTCGCTACCACGCGGAATGCCACGTGTGTCACGGGCCCGACGGCATGGGGTCGACCTATGCGCCGCCGCTGAAGGACGCGGTCGTGCGCATGGACTACTACGATTTCGTCTACACGGTTTCCAACGGCATCGAGAATGTCGACGCCTCGCATCAGAACGTGATGCCGTCCTTCGGGACGAACAAGAACGTGATGTGCTACATCGACGACATCTATGTCTATCTCGAGGCCCGCGGCGATGGTGCGTTGCCCCGCGGCCGCCCGGCCCAGAAGGAAGCCAAGGCCGATGCCATTCGCGAGTTCGAAGATGCATGCATGGCGGGGGGCTAA
- a CDS encoding methanol/ethanol family PQQ-dependent dehydrogenase, translating into MKNLLAFTSVAALSVGTAAMANEALIELINDPGQWVIQTGDYANQRYSELDQINRDNVGDLQVAWTFSTGVLRGHEGSPLVIGDTMYVHTPFPNIVYALDLNDDGRIKWKYEPKQDSSVIPVMCCDTVNRGVAYAEGKIFLHQADTTVVALDAETGEVVWTAVNGDPSKGETNTATVLPVKDKIIVGISGGEFGVRGHVTAYDMNSGEQVWRAYSMGPDEEMLVDPEATTNLGEPIGENSSLESWEGDQWQIGGGTTWGWYSYDPELDLFYYGTGNPSTWNPSQRPGDNKYSMTIFARDPDTGMAKWLYQMTPHDEWDYDGVNEMILTDQEVDGEMRKLLTHPDRNGLSYTMDRETGELLVAAKYDPAVNWTTGVDMDPESETYGRPQVVSEYSTAQNGEDVNTTGICPAALGTKDQQPSAYSPKTETFYIPTNHVCMDYEPFRVSYTAGQPYVGATLSMYPAPDSHGGMGNFIAWDNINGEIKWSIPEQFSVWSGALATAGDVVFYGTLEGYLKAVDSETGEELYRFKTPSGIIGNVMTYTHDDKQYIGILSGVGGWAGIGLAAGLTNPNEGLGAVGGYAALSDYTALGGQLTVFALPD; encoded by the coding sequence ATGAAGAACCTTCTCGCTTTCACCTCTGTCGCGGCGCTGAGCGTCGGCACGGCGGCGATGGCCAACGAGGCGTTGATCGAGCTGATAAACGACCCCGGCCAGTGGGTGATCCAGACCGGGGACTACGCCAACCAGCGCTATTCCGAGCTCGACCAGATCAACCGCGACAACGTGGGCGACCTGCAGGTGGCCTGGACCTTCTCGACCGGCGTTCTGCGCGGCCACGAGGGCAGCCCGCTGGTGATCGGCGACACGATGTACGTGCATACGCCGTTCCCGAACATCGTCTACGCGCTCGACCTGAACGATGACGGGCGGATCAAGTGGAAATACGAGCCCAAGCAGGACTCCAGCGTCATCCCGGTGATGTGCTGCGACACCGTGAACCGCGGCGTGGCCTATGCCGAGGGCAAGATCTTCCTGCACCAGGCCGACACCACCGTCGTGGCCCTGGACGCCGAGACCGGCGAAGTCGTCTGGACCGCGGTCAATGGCGATCCCTCCAAGGGCGAGACGAACACCGCGACCGTGCTGCCGGTCAAGGACAAGATCATCGTCGGCATCTCGGGCGGCGAGTTCGGCGTGCGCGGCCACGTGACCGCATATGACATGAACTCGGGCGAGCAGGTCTGGCGCGCCTATTCGATGGGCCCGGACGAGGAAATGCTGGTCGACCCGGAGGCGACGACCAACCTGGGCGAGCCGATCGGCGAGAACTCGTCGCTCGAGAGCTGGGAAGGCGACCAGTGGCAGATCGGCGGCGGCACCACCTGGGGCTGGTACAGCTACGACCCGGAACTCGACCTGTTCTACTACGGCACAGGGAACCCCTCGACCTGGAACCCGTCCCAGCGTCCGGGCGACAACAAGTACTCGATGACGATCTTCGCCCGCGACCCCGATACCGGGATGGCCAAGTGGCTCTACCAGATGACGCCGCATGACGAGTGGGACTATGACGGCGTCAACGAGATGATCCTCACGGATCAGGAAGTGGACGGCGAGATGCGCAAGCTTCTCACCCATCCCGACCGGAACGGCCTGTCCTACACGATGGACCGCGAGACCGGCGAGCTTCTGGTTGCCGCGAAGTACGACCCGGCGGTGAACTGGACGACCGGCGTCGACATGGATCCCGAGTCCGAGACCTACGGCCGGCCGCAGGTGGTGTCGGAATACTCGACCGCGCAGAACGGCGAGGACGTGAACACCACCGGCATCTGCCCGGCGGCGCTCGGCACCAAGGACCAGCAGCCCTCGGCCTACTCGCCGAAGACCGAAACGTTCTACATCCCGACGAACCATGTCTGCATGGACTACGAACCTTTCCGGGTCAGCTACACCGCCGGCCAGCCCTATGTGGGCGCGACGCTGTCGATGTACCCGGCGCCCGACAGCCATGGCGGCATGGGCAACTTCATCGCCTGGGACAACATCAACGGCGAGATCAAGTGGTCGATCCCCGAGCAGTTCTCGGTCTGGTCGGGCGCCCTGGCCACCGCGGGCGACGTGGTGTTCTACGGCACGCTCGAAGGGTACCTGAAGGCCGTGGACTCGGAGACCGGCGAGGAGCTTTACCGCTTCAAGACCCCGTCGGGGATCATCGGCAACGTCATGACCTACACCCATGACGACAAGCAGTATATCGGCATCCTGTCGGGTGTCGGTGGCTGGGCCGGGATCGGTCTGGCGGCCGGTCTGACCAACCCGAACGAGGGTCTGGGCGCCGTGGGCGGCTATGCCGCGCTCAGCGACTACACGGCGCTCGGCGGGCAACTGACCGTCTTCGCGCTGCCCGACTGA